GGAGACCTATCTGAAGGCCTACCGGTTTTTCGACTATTTCGAGCAAGGAACTAATGCAAAAGCATGGCTGTTCCGAATCCTGAAGAACTCCTTCATTAACGAGTTCCGGAAGAAGAGCAAGCAGCCCGCCAAAGTTGACTACAGCGAGGTGGAGGGCTACTACAACTCGGAAGACGTGGAGGGCGAGAGCGGTGTGGCCACCACCACCGACATGCGCACCGAAAGCGTGCAAGACCTGATCGGCGACGAGGTGGCGAGCGCGCTGAACGCCCTGCCCGTGGATTTCAGAACAGTGATCATCCTTTGCGACCTGGAGGGCTTCACCTACGAGGAAATGGCCAAGATACTGGACATCCCCATCGGGACTGTCCGCTCACGATTGCACCGCGCCCGGAACTCTTTGAAGGAAAAATTGGAGAAATACGCCAAGACCATGGGTTATAATAGTTAGAGCATTTAAAGAGTTTGAGTGAAGATGGAATCGAAATTTACAGAAGTTTACCA
This window of the Pontibacter russatus genome carries:
- a CDS encoding sigma-70 family RNA polymerase sigma factor is translated as MSEQTGKQLSKEEKDARFEAELLPVLDPLYNFAYRLTLDEDDANDLVQETYLKAYRFFDYFEQGTNAKAWLFRILKNSFINEFRKKSKQPAKVDYSEVEGYYNSEDVEGESGVATTTDMRTESVQDLIGDEVASALNALPVDFRTVIILCDLEGFTYEEMAKILDIPIGTVRSRLHRARNSLKEKLEKYAKTMGYNS